The genomic region gtggtgcccggggacaggacgaggggcaacgggcacaaactgggacaGGGGAaattactctgagggtggcagagccctggcacaggctgcccggagaggctgtgggGTCTCCTGCTCTGGGGATATTCCGAACCCTCCTGGGGGCGACCCTgcgcgacctgctctgggtgaccctgctctggcagggggtgggacgaggtgacctccagaggtcccttccagcccccgcCAGTCTGCGATTCCTCACCAAAGCCCCCCTGAACCCCCATTTTTCCTGCTGACCAGGGATGTTGAATGAGGCTTTGCCAGAGCCCAGCAGCGGGTCAGTCCCACCGTGCTTTGCTGcgacccccccccctccgcctcctctGGCTGAGCCAATCCCCCCCAAACCATCACGTTTCTCCCCTGCCAAATCTCCAGAAAGGCTGAAACCTCGGGGGTTCCCCCGACCACGGCTCCCCCCCTCACCCCGAATCCCACCCCGACCCTCTGCCACCCAGCCGAGATGGATGCTGGCACCAAAAGCCCCGCGCGCTTCCCCGGCGCAGTGGCCCTGGTGTGACAGAAGCAGATGCCGAGGCGTGCTTCCGCGTTGGCAGCTCCATCCCGCTCCTGGCCGGCTCTTCCGCCCGTGGGAAGCAGCGAGGCGAGGGCAGGACCTGGCAGCCACCCTGGCAGGCGGAGTTTGCAGCCCCAACGCGTCTCTCCTCGTGTTTCCCCGGTTTCGGGGGGGAtctgcctgccctgggcacccCCACAACATGCCTGAGGACACCACCGCTTCCAGGCTGCGGCTCGCCGGGCtgtccttcctcctccaaatCCTCACCATCATCCTCTTCGCTGTCTTTGTGCGGTACAGCCCAGAGAGCGGCTCCGGTCCCTGCTCCCAGCAACTCAACTGCAGCTGGAAAAACCGGGATTTGGGTTTTCAGCATCCCCGTGAGTACCCCCGCCCCGGGTGGGTGCAGAGAGCGGCTTTACCTGGTCCCCAGGCGCtgctgagggggggggggcacgggatGTCACCGTGTCCAAGCCCTGTCACACTGTCCGGCTCGCAGACtccagcagaggagggggaaCATCAAGGCACAGGGTTGGGGTACCGGCGCATCCCACCCAGGAGGATGGGCGGAAAGCAGACACGCTTGCAAGGATTTCCCACGTGCTTGGACAAAGCCAAGCCCCAAACAGGGATATTTGGGTCTAGGACGTGCGTTTCAGCAGCGGGAGCACAGAGGGGATAGCTGGGTGCAGCCGATAAATCGATAAATCGATAAAGCGGGGGTTGTCCCGCCATCCCCCGAGGCGGGGGAGCACGGCAGCTGCTCCTGGCACTTTGCGGGGGGCTGGAAAACTTCCCACCGACCTGCTGGGTTTGGCAGCGCCAAGGGATTTGCACCGAGCCCCTTTCACGGAGGATTCGGTTCCCTCGGTGCTGCCGCAGGATCCAACGCCGGGCTGCTGGGGGAGAAGGGGTTCCGTCCAGCCGGGAGCATCCTCCTGTGCGCCCGGCATTGCCGCGGGACCTCCTCCTGGGCTGGGGGATGAGGGACCGGTCCCGGCTTCTCCGAGGGAAGGGCAAGGCTTGGGTTGGAAAGGAGCATCCGGAGCGCCCCGGCCGAGGTGGGGGAGCTGAGCCCAGCCGagccacctgccagggagcagggacCGGGCAGGTTCTCCCGGTTTCGCCTGCCCACGTCACCCCACCCAGCGCAAGCAGTGACTCACGGCTGCGGCGCGGGCCCGGCGGGGACAAAGGGCATTTGGCCCAAGTGACAATCAGGTCCcctctcctctgttttcccaCCAGACCGGtcccattttcctcttcctcttgtcCCGTGGAGCGGGAGGTGACGTTTCCAGGGGCAGCAGAGAGGTCCCGGGGGGCGGCTGACATCTCAGAGCCACCTTCGTGCTGGTTTTAATGGGTGCAGACGGCTCTCGGCCGCCCCGGGAGGTTTCTGGGCTGCAGGGTGACCCGCGCGCGGGTACCGCGGGATCCGCAGAGGGTGGTTGCGGAGTGGCAGGGGCCGCGTCGGGCAGGGACAGCTTTGCCTGTCACTAACACAAGTGACACCCGCTCCTGCTCTCCACTGGAGGTCTCCAAGGGAGATCCGAGGCTGGATCCACCACGGTTCCAGAGACACGTAGGTGGAACAAGGCTGATTTATATCCGCTGAAGCCTTCAGGTCCCCAAAATCTGTCAGGTCAGGGGGTGTCTGAGCCCCCTCGGGGGTCCCGGcaggcaggagggtggctgcCTGCCCCCGACGCCTCCAGACCCAtccttctgcctctgccctgccaggTTTCCGGCATGTCCACCTCCAAGATCTCCTCGGCTTCGGGCTCCTGGTGGCTTTCCTCGGCCGCTACGGGCCAGGCAGCGTGGCCATCAGCATCCTCGTCGTGGCCTTCGCCATCCAGTGGGCCGTCCTGATCCAGGGGTTTTTGTACTTCTTCCTGAATGGCAAAATTTACGTGGGATCTCAGAGGtaaggcaggagggagctgctgccgCCCGGCCGCCATCGCtctggctccagccctggcacACTGGCTCCCTCCTCTGTAAAACTCACGGCTCTGCTTTGGAGGAGGGTCATGAGGACAAGTAGCACCAGGTTTCTGGGTGATATGAGTCCCACACTAGTAAGGGCCGTGTAAGTACTGCCGATGTCACAGCCAGGCGTTTAGGGGGGCACGCTGGCCCCCAACCCGCCTCAAGCCCAGCCGTCCCTTTGTCACCAACACCGGCAAGGCTCGGGCTGCCCCTTCAGCTGGCGGAGCCGTGGGACGCGGGGCTGCGGGCTCagctcccgtcccgtcccccccccaaccctgctaTCCCCAGCTCCCCcgctcgccccccgcccccggcagcggTGGGTCCAGCCCcacaccttcccctctccttcccagcatgGTCAGTGCCGACTTCTGCACCGCAGCCGTTCTGATCTCCACCGGAGCTCTCCTGGGCAGGGTAAACCCCgtgcagatgctgctgctcacCCTGCTGGGAGTCACCCTCTTCAGTATCAACGAATACATCCTGCTCAGTCTCATGGGGGTGAGTCAGTGACGGGGGGGGCCACCAGAAAAGGGGGCAACCACGGGTTTAGGCTCCTCATCTCAAGACCTGCCTCGTCTGTAGAGACAAATCCCATATCCCACCTTCCCGCACGTTGTTTTTCTCTACTCACCAGGTGAGTGACAGCGGGGGCTGCTTGACCGTCCACACCTTTGGTGCTTATTTTGGCTTGATGGTTTCACGGATCCTGCACCAGCCTCATATGGAcaagaggaaagagcagcaggacACGGGGCACCAGCCAGACGTCTTCACTGTGCTTGGTACGGAGCTCAGATCTACAGCGCCCGAGTCATAGACGTGGCGGTGGAAGGACCATCACCAACATTAGGACAGCGTGGCTGTGGCTTTGACCAGCAGAGTCCTGCAAACCATCAAGGACAGAGGTcctccacctccctggggacctgTCCTGGGGCTGCATCACCCTCTccaagaaaaagcttttcctcgTGTCCAACCTGAACCTCCCACACCGCAAACTGTGGCCACTTGCCTCTCCTGGCACTAGCAAGGAGTTTCCTTCCCATGAGGGATCAACCCCAACATCAACACCTGCCTGTTCCACTTCCCTGCAGGAACCATCTACCTGTGGATCTTCTGGCCCAGCTTCGCCTCAGCCACCACGGTCCATAACAACGCCGAGCCCTGGGCAGTGCTCAACACCTACTTCTCGCTGGCGGCGAGCACCCTGGCCGCCTTTGTCCTCTCGCCTGTCCTCTATGAGGAGAGCACCCTGCGGATGGTAGGTCCTCTCCTGGGACAAACCCAAATCTCATTCACCACCCACGTCCTGTCCTACAGGGGTGGCGAGCACGAATACACAAAAGGGGCTGCCCGTTAGGCTTTCTTAGGTTCATTAAGACCCAGTTTGATCCCTGAGGAAGCCCAAATCCACCCAGCCCTATGCTGATGTCCTCCATGGAGCCAATTTCCCTGACCACGTCCTGCTCCATCAGGTTCAGATCCAGGATGCCACCTTGGCTGGGGCGGCTGTGATGGGTAtggctggggagatgctggtcaCCCCCTTCGGGGCCCTCATCGCGGGGTTTCTGGCTGGCTTGATCCCCCCGCTTGGCTTCAGATTCCTCACGGTGAGTTCTCTGGGGACACAGGTGCCAGGTCAGGGGACCACCCGCCCTTTGGGGGAGGCTGCATCGCCAACCTGCAGCTCCCAAACCTGCAAACACCGAGCTGCTgcgcagccccccacccccggctgagcatcccccatcccaaccccagCTCTTCCTTACGCTTTCCCCAGCCCGTCCTGCGCTCCAGGCTGAAAACCCAGGACACGTGCGGGATTCACAACGTCCACGGGCTGCCGGGGATCCTGGGCACCCTGCTGGGGACGCTGCTGACGGCACTGGCCACTGCCGATGCTTATGGTGGCAGGTGAGAAGAGCCAGagtcaggggtggcagggacTCCGTGCGCCAAACTGGGGCCACCACGACCCCTAAAATCAGGGATGCTCCATGCACCCCCTTATAGCACATCACCTGGAGCCAGGAGCACAGCTCCCCATTTCCCTGCTGGGGAGAACAAGCTCCCCAAAACCCCGTCCCTGCTCCGGCTTGCAGGCTGGAACTCGTCTTCCCGCTGGTGGCCCAGGGCAGCCGGACGGCCACCGACCAGGCACTCTGCCAGCTCTGCGCCCTCCCCGTCACCCTGCTGCTGGCCAGCCTCGGGGGCTGCCTGACGGGTGAGTTTTGCCTCCGGTGGGACGGGACAAAGGGTGCGAGGGGCAGGGGAACCCatggattttgggggggaaaagccAGGAGCAGCCCCAAAGCGGACATTTGTCATCATTTGAGCCAGtgatgtgccctcgtggccaagaagggcaatgGTGGCCTGGGGTGtgttaaaaagagcgtggccagcaggtggagggaggtcatcgaccccctcggctctgccctggggaggccacagctgcagcgctgggtccagtgctgggctccccagttgcagaaggacggggaactgctggagagagtccagcggaggccgCGAGGatgatgagggactggagcatctccgtgctggggaaaggccggagccctggggctgttcagctggagaagagcaggctgaggggggatctcctCGACGCTCAGcgagagctaaagggcggggggcgagaggatggggccgggctccttccagtggtgcccggggacaggacgaggggcagcgggcacaaactggaatattACGGTTCGtctgaatatgaggaaaaacttctttgagggtcccagagtctcctgctctggggaTATTCCGAACCCGCCTGGAGGCGACCCTgcgcgacctgctctgggtgaccctgctctggcagggggtgggacgaggTGATCCCTTCCAGCCAGTCTGGGATGCTGTGAGCAgtcggggagggcagagcccagcataacccccacccccacccccccccggtgccGGTTCCggggctgtccccgtccccgggcTCCGCGGAGCCCAGCCCGGCGCTGCCGCTAGATGTCAGGGGAAGCCCAGCGAGAGGAGCCGCGCTGGGCCGGTCGCCCCGCTCTCAGACGCCCTCGCCCGGCTTTCGGGCATCCTCAGGAGCCGTCCTGAAAACGAAAGGGCTGAGATCTCCCCCGGACACGCGGTACCTGGAAAACCCCGGCCTCCGAGAGGTaaagctggggctttgctggtgaaaaaaaaaaaagggggttgcgGAGCTCAGGCAGCCGCAGGGGGTGGATGCTCCCCGGCTGCCGATACCTCCCCTCCTCTCGCCGCAGCGTTtagggtgggaggcagcttcgTTAaaccccccacccagccccgaTTTGCCCCCAGCAGGGCCCATTTCTGCCCCCCTCCATGTCTGTGCCTTGGCGCAGGTGGCCGAGGAAGGAGGCGACCGCAGGGCGAGCAGAAAGGAGCCGAGCACCAGCACCTTGGTCTGATGACCCCGACCCCTCGGTGAGGTCCCGCACCACCGGGTTCAACCCTCTGCCGGCATCGCCAGTGCCGGGCAGCTTCTGGCAGCTTGTATTTCCCAGCAGCCTGCTCCGGAGACGGCCAGGTTTGTCGCCAGGTGGGAGCCAGCTCCCGGTCCCAAAGGTTTTGGGAGCAGTCGGGTGCCCACAGGCCTTTGCAGGGTGAAAAGATGCCGCAGTGATACGGGTGCTTGCTGTGGGAGCGACCTGGCTTGCTCCAGGGACACCTCGGGGTGTCCAGACTTGGCTCAGCCACTTCCCCTCTccgctccgtgcctcagtttccccaactaCGGCTCTCCCAAGAGAGGAAGGC from Rissa tridactyla isolate bRisTri1 chromosome 23, bRisTri1.patW.cur.20221130, whole genome shotgun sequence harbors:
- the RHBG gene encoding ammonium transporter Rh type B; the encoded protein is MPEDTTASRLRLAGLSFLLQILTIILFAVFVRYSPESGSGPCSQQLNCSWKNRDLGFQHPRFRHVHLQDLLGFGLLVAFLGRYGPGSVAISILVVAFAIQWAVLIQGFLYFFLNGKIYVGSQSMVSADFCTAAVLISTGALLGRVNPVQMLLLTLLGVTLFSINEYILLSLMGVSDSGGCLTVHTFGAYFGLMVSRILHQPHMDKRKEQQDTGHQPDVFTVLGTIYLWIFWPSFASATTVHNNAEPWAVLNTYFSLAASTLAAFVLSPVLYEESTLRMVQIQDATLAGAAVMGMAGEMLVTPFGALIAGFLAGLIPPLGFRFLTPVLRSRLKTQDTCGIHNVHGLPGILGTLLGTLLTALATADAYGGRLELVFPLVAQGSRTATDQALCQLCALPVTLLLASLGGCLTGAVLKTKGLRSPPDTRYLENPGLREVAEEGGDRRASRKEPSTSTLV